In Rhizophagus irregularis chromosome 12, complete sequence, a single window of DNA contains:
- a CDS encoding uncharacterized protein (SECRETED:cutsite_INA-VP; SECRETED:prob_0.9109); SECRETED:SignalP(1-21): protein MIRNYIFVFILLVATFSMINAVPHQLRKRETKFVLCSMPAIEQIDVTVTPDPIVSKKPATYTVSGKLSHAIIAKKTSLGVSYLDADGSVPLSDIYLLPFDKSYKAGEKFTITAKDVPTPKLSKVYDTYVVIWDEELGTIACAFAESGGKSGE from the coding sequence atgatccgaaattatatttttgttttcattttattagtagctACATTTTCCATGATCAATGCCGTTCCACACCAACTTCGTAAAAGAGAAACTAAATTTGTTCTCTGTAGTATGCCAGCAATTGAACAAATCGATGTAACAGTCACACCTGACCCTATTGTTTCTAAAAAACCCGCGACTTATACTGTTTCCGGTAAATTAAGTCATGCTATAATCGCAAAAAAAACTTCACTTGGAGTTAGTTATCTCGATGCGGACGGCAGTGTTCCCTTAAGTGACATTTAtttgctgccttttgataAGTCATATAAAGCAGGagaaaaatttactattacaGCAAAAGATGTTCCAACACCTAAACTTTCTAAAGTATACGATACTTACGTTGTTATTTGGGATGAAGAACTTGGAACAATTGCCTGTGCATTTGCAGAATCTGGAGGGAAATCTGGAGAGTAA
- a CDS encoding uncharacterized protein (SECRETED:cutsite_VNA-IP; SECRETED:prob_0.9732); SECRETED:SignalP(1-20) encodes MNRNFIFVFILLATFSMVNAIPHQLRKGKIEFHSCMSKTDIIDVTVKPDPIVSEYPANYTVSGKLSHAIIADKTTFGVTYFIADGIVRLGDPYKQYFDKSYKAGKKFTISAEDVPTPLLSKVYQIYVNIWDEEIGTIACVFTKVNR; translated from the coding sequence atgaaccgaaattttatttttgtcttcATTTTATTAGCTACATTTTCCATGGTCAATGCCATTCCACACCAACTTCGTAAaggaaaaattgaatttcatTCATGCATGTCAAAAACTGATATTATCGATGTAACCGTCAAACCTGACCCTATTGTTTCTGAATACCCTGCGAATTATACTGTTTCCGGTAAATTAAGTCATGCTATAATCGCAGATAAAACTACATTTGGGgttacatattttattgcGGATGGCATTGTTCGCTTAGGTGACCCTTATAAGCAGTATTTTGATAAGTCATATAAAGcaggaaaaaaatttactatttcaGCAGAAGATGTTCCAACACCTTTACTTTCTAAAGTATACCAAATTTACGTTAATATTTGGGATGAAGAAATTGGAACAATTGCCTGTGTATTTACTAAAGTCAATCGCTGA
- a CDS encoding uncharacterized protein (SECRETED:cutsite_TNA-VQ; SECRETED:prob_0.9419); SECRETED:SignalP(1-20): MNRNFIFVFILLATFSMTNAVQYQFRKRKTEFNPCPGIKGVIDVTVAPDPPISEQPATYTVSGTLSDDITAGRTVVGIGYGDLERTIGELYFQSFTESYKAGEPFTITVKDAPTPRLPEAFSIEIGVVVPIWVPGQPYEIYGCAIAAVYPPKCLYQ, encoded by the coding sequence atgaaccgaaattttatttttgtcttcATTTTATTAGCTACGTTTTCCATGACCAATGCCGTTCAATACCAATTTCGTAAAAGAAAAACTGAATTCAATCCATGTCCAGGAATAAAAGGAGTTATTGATGTAACAGTCGCACCTGACCCTCCTATTTCTGAACAACCTGCCACTTATACTGTTTCCGGTACATTAAGTGATGATATAACTGCGGGAAGAACCGTGGTTGGAATTGGATATGGTGATCTCGAAAGAACCATAGGGGAACTCTATTTTCAGAGCTTTACAGAGTCGTATAAAGCAGGAGAACCATTTACTATCACTGTAAAAGATGCTCCGACACCTAGACTTCCTGAAGCATTCAGTATTGAAATTGGAGTTGTAGTTCCAATTTGGGTTCCAGGACAACCATACGAAATCTATGGTTGTGCAATAGCTGCAGTTTATCCTCCTAAATGTCTTTAtcaatga